The following coding sequences are from one Triticum aestivum cultivar Chinese Spring chromosome 5A, IWGSC CS RefSeq v2.1, whole genome shotgun sequence window:
- the LOC123105158 gene encoding cytochrome c biogenesis protein CCS1, chloroplastic: protein MPSPTCYLLLHPSRTCHRLLPPSPRLPARCARLRVSCDVPRQGGDGPKRGVIPAGPGKGKKQVVFFDAAPPVAQQGDGEDGKGNAPEAKKDGAALRALRRATKRTLSVLSNLPLAITEMFAIAGLMALGTVIDQGEPPSHYFEQFPEDNPVFGFITWRWILTPGFDHMFSSPVFLGLLALLAASLMACTFTTQLPMVKVAKRWSFMSSGGSIRKQDFAESLPRASIQDLGVILMGARYEVFTKGPSLYAFKGLAGRYAPIGVHVAMIFVMAGATLSATGSFKGSVDVPQGLNFVIGDIMKPKGIFSVAPDVFNTEVHVNRFYMEYYDSGEVTTFYSDLSLFDLDGKEVMRRTIKVNDPLRYGGITIYQTDWGFSALQVKKNGEGPFNLAMAPLQLNGNKKLYGTFLPLEDSDSSGVKGISMLARDLQSIVLYDQDGKFVGVRRPSSKLPIEINGNEILIEDAIGSTGLDLKTDPGIPIVYAGFGALMLTTCISYLSHAQLWALQDGTTVVVGGKSNRAKIEFSDEMNRLLNKVPELVSVGEKTIDNKSSTA from the exons atgccGTCCCCCACGTGCTACCTCCTCCTGCACCCTTCCAGGACCTGCCACCGCCTCCTCCCGCCGTCTCCGCGCCTCCCCGCCCGCTGCGCCCGCCTCCGTGTCTCCTGCGACGTGCCGCGGCAGGGGGGTGACGGCCCCAAGCGCGGGGTCATCCCCGCCGGACCCGGAAAGGGCAAGAAGCAGGTCGTGTTCTTCGACGCCGCGCCACCGGTGGCCCAGCAGGGAGACGGCGAGGATGGGAAGGGGAATGCGCCGGAGGCGAAGAAGGACGGCGCGGCGCTGCGGGCGCTGAGGCGCGCCACCAAGCGGACGCTGTCGGTCCTGTCCAACCTCCCGCTCGCCATCACCGAGATGTTCGCCATTGCCGGCCTCATGGCCCTGG GCACGGTGATTGACCAGGGAGAGCCGCCGAGCCACTACTTCGAGCAGTTCCCCGAGGACAACCCGGTGTTCGGCTTCATCACCTGGAGGTGGATCCTCACCCCCGGCTTCGACCACATGTTCTCCTCGCCGGTCTTCCTTGGCTTACTCGCGCTCCTCGCGGCGTCGCTGATGGCCTGCACATTCACCACCCAATTGCCCATGGTGAAGGTGGCCAAAAG ATGGTCGTTTATGAGTTCAGGGGGAAGCATTAGGAAGCAAGATTTTGCGGAATCTCTTCCCCGCGCATCTATTCAGGATTTAGGGGTCATCTTGATGGGTGCCAGATATGAG GTCTTCACAAAGGGCCCATCCTTGTATGCCTTCAAGGGCCTGGCTGGTCGGTATGCGCCTATCGGTGTGCACGTGGCGATGATTTTTGTCATGGCAGGTGCCACTCTTTCTGCGACCGGAAGCTTTAAAGGCTCGGTGGATGTTCCTCAAGGACTGAATTTCGTCATTGGAGATATCATGAAACCCAAAGGCATTTTCTCGGTCGCGCCAGATGTTTTCAATACGGAAGTCCATGTCAATCGGTTCTACATGGAGTACTATGATAGTGGAGAGGTAACCACTT TTTATAGCGATCTTTCACTTTTCGACCTTGATGGCAAAGAAGTAATGAGGAGGACGATCAAAGTTAATGATCCTCTGAGGTATGGTGGGATCACGATATACCAAACGGATTGGGGGTTCTCAGCATTACAGGTGAAGAAAAATGGTGAAGGACCTTTTAACTTGGCCATGGCACCCTTGCAGCTGAATGGCAATAAAAAGCTATACGGAACATTCTTgccacttgaagactctgattctTCAGGTGTCAAGGGAAT ATCAATGCTTGCTCGAGATCTTCAGTCTATTGTGTTGTATGATCAAGATGGCAAGTTTGTAGGAGTTCGCCGGCCAAGCTCTAAACTCCCCATTGAAATCAATGGCAATGAAATATTAATTGAGGATGCTATTGGCAGTACTGGTCTGGATCTCAAG ACTGATCCAGGAATTCCTATCGTGTATGCTGGATTCGGCGCGCTCATGTTGACGACCTGCATTAGCTATCTTTCACATGCTCAG TTATGGGCGCTGCAAGACGGAACTACAGTAGTTGTTGGAGGAAAGTCGAATCGAGCCAAGATTGAATTTTCTGATGAGATGAACCGGTTACTTAATAAGGTACCAGAGTTGGTCAGTGTTGGTGAGAAAACAATAGATAATAAATCAAGCACTGCGTGA